One window of the Eucalyptus grandis isolate ANBG69807.140 chromosome 6, ASM1654582v1, whole genome shotgun sequence genome contains the following:
- the LOC120294763 gene encoding ER membrane protein complex subunit 8/9 homolog, producing MGSGELRYEIAQNAYIKLVLHALKHKTAAVNGILLGRLSDRGDAVEVLDAVPLFHSHLGLLPNLEISLLLIEEYYGSKGMSIVGYFHANERYDDTELGGIARNIGDHIFRYFPQAAVLLLDNKKLEALSNGKDRSPVMQLYTRDSSKNWKLVSSDGSNRLITKEPTANVVLLDYMTSGKWQNVVDFDDHLDDISKDWLNPDLFK from the exons ATGGGAAGCGGCGAATTGCGGTACGAGATCGCGCAGAACGCCTACATAAAGCTCGTCCTCCATGCCCTGAAGCACAAGACCGCCGCCGTCAACGGCATCCTCCTCGGCCGCCTCTCCGATcgcggcgacgccgtcgaggtcCTCGACGCCGTCCCGCTCTTCCACTCCCACCTCGGCCTCCTCCCCAATCTCGAGATCTCCCTCCTCCTG ATAGAGGAGTATTATGGATCGAAGGGGATGAGTATAGTGGGGTACTTTCATGCGAACGAGAGGTACGATGATACCGAGCTTGGTGGTATTGCTAGAAATATTGGAGACCACATTTTTCGCTACTTTCCGCAGGCCGCAGTACTTCTG TTAGATAATAAGAAGCTTGAGGCTTTGTCGAATGGGAAGGATCGGTCTCCTGTCATGCAG CTTTACACACGGGATTCGTCTAAGAACTGGAAGTTAGTCTCATCAGACGGAAGTAACCGGTTAATTACCAAGGAACCAACTGCGAATGTGGTCCTGTTGGATTACATGACATCTGGAAAATGGCAAAATGTTGTCGATTTTGATGACCATCTTGATGACATAAGCAA GGACTGGCTGAATCCAGATCTGTTCAAGTGA